The DNA region ATACTGGATTTACCAGCATTGGTTTTCCCAAATAGGGCAATATGCAGTCTATTAGAACGAGGTGTTTCATTTAAATTACTCACAGTATCACCATCCATTATATTTTTTATAATACTAGGTATTATAACATTTCGTAAAATTTTTTTATTTTCCCGGAATACCTGGACTGGTAAGTGAAAAGGGATTTAATATTTTGTCCAGTAAATCCGTTGAAAGAAGCTTTTCATCAACAACTATTTCTTTTATGGGTCTATTTTCATTAATAGCTTTTTTTGCAACTTCTGAGGCTTTATCATAGCCAATATAGTATTCAAGAGCTGTTACTAAAGCCGTAGAAGCATCTAAATTAAATTTGCATTTATTTACATCTACTTTTATACTATTAACACAATTCTTCGTAAGAGAAATTACTGCATTGTTTAATATTTCTAAGGACTCCAATATGTTTTCTGCAATGAGTGGTGAAAAGGCATTTAATTCTAACTGACCACTAGAGGCTGCAAAAGTTATAGAGGTATCATTTGCAATTACTTTCATTGAAACCTGGGAAACCATTTCTAAAATCACAGGATTAACTTTACCAGGCATTATGGAGGAACCTGTTTGAACTGCTGGAATTAAAAGTTCTCCGAAACCACCTTTAGGTCCACTGCCTAAAAGTCTTAAATCATTAGAAATTTTTATAAGGTTTACTGCAGCAGCTTTTAAAAGTCCAGATACTTCGCAAAATACATCCATATTTTGGGTAGTGTCCACTGGAAAATCACTTCTGGAAAGACCTAATCCTGTAATGTCCTGTAATATGTCTGTAATTAAAAATATATATTTTTGAGGTGCATTCATGCCAGTTCCTATGGCAGTGCCGCCTATATTTATTTCTCTTAGCCT from Clostridium pasteurianum BC1 includes:
- a CDS encoding aspartate ammonia-lyase translates to MENFRLEKDFLGERKLPCNVYYGINTLRASEHFNVSGKKVNFKLIKALVIVKKAAALANEKANLLSIEKSQAIIKACDRILKGEFEDQFITDSLQGGAGTSTNMNVNEVISNIAIEILGGKKGDYSLIHPIHDINMCQSTNDVYPTALRIAAIRLLRAAADSFSKLQTALQVKENDFSHILKLGRTELMDALPMTVGQEFGAYARAVARDRWRLYKVEERLREINIGGTAIGTGMNAPQKYIFLITDILQDITGLGLSRSDFPVDTTQNMDVFCEVSGLLKAAAVNLIKISNDLRLLGSGPKGGFGELLIPAVQTGSSIMPGKVNPVILEMVSQVSMKVIANDTSITFAASSGQLELNAFSPLIAENILESLEILNNAVISLTKNCVNSIKVDVNKCKFNLDASTALVTALEYYIGYDKASEVAKKAINENRPIKEIVVDEKLLSTDLLDKILNPFSLTSPGIPGK